From a single Serratia surfactantfaciens genomic region:
- the cydD gene encoding heme ABC transporter permease/ATP-binding protein CydD, whose product MKKTRQQQLTRWLKTQSSLAQRWLRLSMLLGLFSGLLIVAQAWLLASLLHALIIEHTPREQLIPSFIWLIVAFALRALLSWLRERVGFLCGQVIRQRMRQQVLDKLQQLGPAWIQGKPAGSWASIIVEQIEDMQDYYSRYLPQMYLAVFIPLLILIAVFPINWAAGIILLATAPLIPLFMALVGMGAADANRRNFVALARLSGNFLDRLRGLDTLRLFDRAQAETAQIAKSSEDFRSRTMEVLRMAFLSSGVLEFFASISIAVVAVYFGFSYLGELNFGSYGLGVTLFSGFLVLILAPEFFQPLRDLGAFYHAKAQAVGAAEALETFLSAEGEQMGNGTRQLPADQPLTLQANELEILSPNGVLLAGPLNFTLQPRQRVALVGLSGAGKSSLLNLLLGFLPYRGSLTVNGVELRELSAENWRQQLSWVGQNPHLPAQTLRANILLGCPQADEAQLQQAVEHAYVSELLPYLPQGLDTEVGDNAARLSVGQAQRVAVARALIGPRRLLLLDEPAASLDAHSEQRVMLALNAASHQQTTLLVTHQLEDTEDYDQIWVMDDGRIAQQGNYATLSAQPGLFASLIAHRRGEL is encoded by the coding sequence TGCTGTTGGGGCTATTCAGCGGCCTGCTGATCGTGGCGCAGGCCTGGCTGCTGGCCAGCCTGCTGCACGCCCTGATCATCGAGCACACCCCGCGCGAACAGCTGATCCCTTCGTTTATCTGGCTGATCGTCGCGTTTGCGCTGCGGGCGCTGTTGAGCTGGCTGCGGGAGCGGGTCGGTTTCCTGTGTGGTCAGGTGATCCGTCAGCGCATGCGTCAGCAGGTGCTGGATAAACTCCAGCAGCTCGGCCCCGCGTGGATCCAGGGCAAACCGGCAGGCAGCTGGGCCAGCATCATCGTCGAGCAGATCGAGGATATGCAGGACTATTACTCGCGCTATCTGCCGCAAATGTATCTGGCGGTGTTCATCCCATTGCTTATCCTGATCGCCGTCTTCCCGATCAACTGGGCCGCAGGCATCATTCTGCTGGCGACCGCGCCGCTCATTCCGCTGTTCATGGCGCTGGTCGGCATGGGGGCCGCCGACGCCAACCGCCGCAACTTCGTGGCGCTGGCGCGATTGAGCGGCAACTTCCTCGACCGCCTGCGCGGCCTGGACACCCTGCGGCTGTTCGATCGCGCACAGGCCGAAACCGCGCAGATCGCCAAATCCTCCGAAGACTTCCGCAGCCGCACCATGGAAGTGCTGCGCATGGCCTTCCTCTCTTCCGGCGTGCTGGAGTTCTTCGCCTCGATTTCCATCGCCGTAGTGGCGGTGTATTTCGGTTTTTCCTACCTCGGCGAACTCAACTTCGGCAGCTACGGCCTCGGCGTAACGCTATTTTCCGGTTTTCTGGTGCTGATTCTGGCGCCGGAGTTCTTCCAGCCGCTGCGCGATCTCGGCGCCTTTTACCATGCCAAGGCGCAGGCGGTCGGCGCGGCGGAAGCGCTGGAAACCTTCCTCAGCGCCGAAGGCGAGCAGATGGGGAACGGCACGCGGCAGCTGCCCGCCGATCAGCCGCTTACGCTGCAGGCGAACGAGTTGGAAATCCTGTCGCCGAACGGCGTGCTGCTGGCCGGGCCGCTCAATTTCACTCTGCAGCCGCGACAGCGCGTAGCATTGGTCGGGCTGAGCGGCGCCGGTAAAAGCTCGCTGCTCAACCTGCTGCTCGGCTTCCTGCCCTACCGTGGGTCGCTGACCGTCAACGGCGTCGAGCTGCGTGAACTGTCCGCAGAAAACTGGCGTCAACAGCTCAGTTGGGTCGGGCAAAACCCGCATTTGCCGGCGCAAACCCTGCGCGCCAATATCCTGTTGGGCTGCCCGCAGGCCGACGAAGCGCAGCTGCAGCAGGCGGTGGAACACGCCTACGTCAGCGAACTGCTGCCCTATCTGCCGCAGGGGCTCGACACCGAAGTGGGCGACAACGCCGCTCGCCTGTCGGTCGGCCAGGCGCAGCGCGTGGCGGTCGCCCGGGCGCTGATCGGCCCGCGCCGCCTGCTGCTGCTGGATGAGCCGGCCGCCAGCCTCGATGCCCATAGCGAACAGCGGGTAATGCTGGCGCTGAACGCCGCTTCGCATCAGCAAACCACCCTGCTGGTGACGCATCAGCTGGAAGATACCGAAGACTACGACCAGATTTGGGTGATGGATGATGGGCGTATCGCGCAACAGGGCAATTACGCCACCCTCAGCGCCCAACCGGGCCTGTTCGCCAGTCTGATCGCCCATCGCCGCGGGGAGCTTTAA